From Microbacterium sp. YJN-G, a single genomic window includes:
- the rpoZ gene encoding DNA-directed RNA polymerase subunit omega, with the protein MAGTNQGIIDPPIDNLLERVESKYELVIYAAKRARQINDYYSDLHEGNLFDNVGPLVDSSVEDKPLTIALHEINEDKLRIRHAE; encoded by the coding sequence ATGGCCGGAACCAACCAGGGCATCATCGACCCGCCCATCGACAACCTGCTCGAGCGCGTCGAGTCCAAGTACGAGCTCGTGATCTACGCGGCCAAGCGCGCGCGTCAGATCAACGACTACTACTCCGACCTGCACGAGGGCAACCTCTTCGACAACGTCGGCCCGCTCGTCGACTCGTCCGTCGAGGACAAGCCGCTCACCATCGCTCTGCACGAGATCAACGAAGACAAGCTTCGCATCCGTCACGCTGAGTGA
- the gmk gene encoding guanylate kinase, translating to MAERRVVPEVDRAAASRRALERRRARAALKRDLTTRVLAPQDVLRQAVEDADSDAATMRITDFLMALPAIGAGKRDRILDELRISPVKRLGGLGVRQLSALSEWLDERFPVHTPRPGRSRLLVLAGPTAVGKGTVASHIRERHPDIHLSVSATTRAPRPGEVDGVHYYFVDDAEFDRLIDQDQLLEYAVVHNRHRYGTPRGPVDDALADGKTVLLEIDLQGARQVRAAEPSATLVFLLPPSWDELVNRLVGRGTEDAEERTRRLRTARAELAAQNEFDYLIVNADVATAAREVVDLSSGSAR from the coding sequence ATGGCTGAACGCAGAGTCGTCCCCGAGGTCGACCGGGCGGCCGCATCCCGGCGTGCGCTGGAGCGCCGCCGTGCCAGGGCCGCTCTCAAGCGCGACCTGACCACGCGCGTCCTCGCCCCGCAGGACGTGCTGCGTCAGGCGGTGGAGGATGCCGACTCCGACGCGGCGACCATGCGGATCACCGACTTCCTCATGGCGCTTCCCGCGATCGGCGCGGGCAAGCGCGACCGCATCCTCGACGAGTTGCGGATCTCGCCGGTCAAGCGGCTCGGTGGACTGGGCGTGCGCCAGCTCTCCGCGCTCTCGGAGTGGCTCGACGAGCGCTTCCCCGTGCACACGCCCCGCCCCGGCCGTAGCCGGCTGCTGGTGCTCGCAGGGCCCACGGCCGTCGGGAAGGGCACGGTCGCTTCGCACATCCGCGAACGGCACCCCGACATCCACCTGTCGGTGTCCGCGACGACCCGGGCTCCCCGGCCCGGTGAGGTCGACGGCGTGCACTACTACTTCGTCGACGACGCCGAGTTCGATCGCCTGATCGACCAGGACCAGCTGCTCGAGTACGCGGTTGTGCACAACAGGCATCGTTACGGCACCCCCCGTGGTCCGGTGGACGATGCACTCGCGGACGGGAAGACCGTGCTGCTCGAGATCGACCTGCAGGGCGCGCGCCAGGTGCGTGCCGCCGAGCCCTCGGCGACCCTGGTGTTCCTGCTGCCGCCGTCCTGGGACGAACTGGTCAATCGGCTCGTCGGGCGGGGCACCGAGGATGCCGAGGAGCGCACCCGCCGGCTGCGCACCGCGCGCGCCGAACTGGCCGCCCAGAACGAGTTCGATTACCTCATCGTGAACGCCGACGTCGCCACCGCCGCGCGCGAGGTCGTAGACTTGTCCTCAGGCTCCGCGCGCTGA
- the pyrF gene encoding orotidine-5'-phosphate decarboxylase: MTTPSGPASSGITSFGTRLRAAMDAHGPLCVGIDPHAALLEQWGLPQDADGLRSFGLAVVEAAAGRVGVVKPQIAFFERFGSRGFAALEDVMSAARQAGLIVLADAKRGDIGSTMAGYAAAWLDAGSPLESDAVTISPYLGPESLRETITTAVRGGKGVFVLAATSNPEAPSLQTARTVDVAAGEDQTVAHRVARDVGWANGSTAFEGGLGPVGLVIGATVDRVELGLDDEVLAGAPILAPGFGAQGAEPGDLLTRFGAVAPQVLASESRSILGAGPQGIAAAIDERAARYQEVLHG; the protein is encoded by the coding sequence GTGACGACCCCCTCCGGCCCGGCATCCTCCGGCATCACCTCCTTCGGCACCCGCCTGCGGGCCGCGATGGATGCCCATGGGCCGCTGTGTGTGGGCATCGACCCGCACGCCGCGCTGCTGGAGCAGTGGGGTCTGCCGCAGGACGCGGACGGACTGCGCTCGTTCGGGCTCGCCGTGGTCGAGGCCGCGGCCGGCCGGGTGGGCGTCGTGAAGCCGCAGATCGCGTTCTTCGAGCGCTTCGGCTCGCGCGGTTTCGCGGCCCTCGAGGATGTCATGTCCGCCGCACGCCAGGCAGGCCTGATCGTGCTCGCCGATGCGAAACGCGGCGACATCGGGTCCACCATGGCGGGGTACGCCGCGGCCTGGCTGGATGCCGGTTCGCCGCTCGAGTCGGATGCCGTCACGATCAGTCCGTACCTCGGGCCGGAGTCGCTGCGGGAGACCATCACGACCGCGGTGCGCGGCGGAAAGGGCGTGTTCGTCCTGGCCGCCACGAGCAACCCCGAGGCGCCGTCGCTGCAGACCGCCCGCACCGTCGATGTGGCGGCGGGGGAGGACCAGACCGTGGCGCACCGGGTCGCGCGCGACGTGGGCTGGGCCAACGGCTCCACGGCGTTCGAGGGCGGGCTCGGCCCCGTCGGCCTGGTGATCGGGGCGACCGTCGACCGCGTCGAGCTGGGACTGGACGACGAGGTGCTCGCCGGCGCACCGATCCTGGCGCCGGGTTTCGGCGCGCAGGGTGCGGAACCGGGCGATCTGCTCACGCGCTTCGGCGCCGTGGCGCCGCAGGTGCTCGCCAGCGAGAGCCGCAGCATCCTCGGCGCGGGACCGCAGGGCATCGCGGCCGCCATCGACGAGCGCGCCGCACGCTATCAGGAGGTACTCCATGGCTGA